A genomic window from Elaeis guineensis isolate ETL-2024a chromosome 3, EG11, whole genome shotgun sequence includes:
- the LOC140856365 gene encoding LOW QUALITY PROTEIN: aspartate--tRNA ligase 2, cytoplasmic-like (The sequence of the model RefSeq protein was modified relative to this genomic sequence to represent the inferred CDS: inserted 2 bases in 2 codons; deleted 1 base in 1 codon) → MMVIFEIVVNFEASCLSVLCIDGKASHCLVGKWEYVAISAADGLFVVEVQVTKLFCVNRAVPNLPINIEDAARSEMEFKKAEQTGEQLVRVGQDTRLNYRVLDIRTPANQATFRIQCHVEDIFRRSLLSEGFVGIHTPKLVSGSSEGGAAVFKLXYKGQPACLAQSPQVHKQMAICGGFGRVFEVGSVFRAEDSYTHRHLCEFVGLDVEMEIKEHYFEVCDIVDCLFVAMFDYLHENXQKELDAINRQYPFEPLKYLRKTLRLTFLEGVKMLKEAGIEVNPFGDLSTEAEKKLGQLVREKYDTDFYILYRYPLAVRPFYTMPCYDDPAYSNSFDVFIRGEEIISGAQRIHLPELLTKRAEACGIDVKTISTYIDSFRYGAPPHGGFGVGLERVVMLFCALNNIRKTSLFPRDPQRLVP, encoded by the exons ATGATG GTAATATTCGAAATTGTTGTTAATTTTGAGGCTTCATGCTTATCAGTTTTATGCATTGATGGAAAAGCATCCCATTGTTTAGTAGGAAAGTGGGAATATGTTG CAATCTCAGCTGCTGACGGTCTTTTTGTAGTGGAAGTTCAAGTAACGAAGCTTTTCTGTGTCAATAGAGCTGTGCCGAATTTGCCTATCAACATTGAGGATGCAGCACGAAGTGAGATGGAATTCAAAAAAGCTGAACAG ACTGGAGAGCAGCTTGTTCGTGTTGGCCAGGACACACGCTTGAATTATAGAGTTCTCGACATACGCACACCTGCA AACCAAGCAACTTTCCGTATTCAATGTCATGTTGAAGAT ATATTTAGACGATCTCTGCTGTCCGAGGGATTTGTCGGGATCCATACTCCCAAGCTGGTATCTGGATCAAGCGAAGGTGGTGCAGCTGTATTTAAAC ACTACAAGGGTCAACCTGCTTGCTTGGCACAATCACCTCAGGTTCATAAGCAAATGGCAATATGTGGTGGTTTTGGACGTGTATTCGAAGTTGGTTCTGTATTCAGAGCAGAAGACTCCTATACACATAGGCATTTGTGTGAATTTGTAGGCCTTGATGTTGAAATGGAGATCAAGGAACATTATTTTGAG GTTTGTGATATCGTGGACTGTTTGTTTGTTGCAATGTTTGACTATTTGCATGAAA TCCAGAAAGAATTGGATGCAATCAACAGACAATATCCCTTTGAGCCTTTAAAG TACTTGCGGAAGACCTTGCGACTCACTTTTCTGGAGGGTGTTAAAATGCTTAAG GAAGCTGGAATAGAAGTCAATCCTTTTGGGGACTTAAGTACGGAGGCAGAGAAAAAATTGGGTCAGCTTGTTCGTGAGAA ATATGACACTGATTTTTATATTCTTTATCGGTATCCTTTGGCCGTGAGACCATTCTACACCATGCCCTGTTATGATGATCCAGCATATAGTAATTCATTTGATGTCTTCATTCGAG GCGAGGAGATAATTTCAGGGGCTCAAAGAATACACTTACCTGAGTTATTGACTAAACGTGCAGAGGCATGTGGAATTGATGTCAAGACTATATCAACGTATATTGACTCTTTCCG GTATGGTGCACCTCCGCATGGTGGGTTTGGTGTGGGCCTGGAGCGAGTTGTTATGCTTTTCTGTGCGCTCAACAACATACGCAAAACATCACTGTTCCCTCGTGATCCACAGCGGCTGGTTCCGTGA
- the LOC105040193 gene encoding monothiol glutaredoxin-S4, mitochondrial produces the protein MLRRLALRSASITVLAIRPLQKTLVLGCGEGYLPPNPRFLAVSRHFIDVHQIGNTEATDKERPKNLDELSGRYFAEILKTCKIGSKVALGLAFPPGMKYSTRVSGDPDTHEDFLPTNKSSGISVQDVVQQEVKENTVMIYMKGLPDAPRCGFSALAVKVLQQYRVPISARDILGDPKLKEGVKAYTNWPTFPQIFIKGEFVGGSDIIFSMHQKGELKGLLADIMQDSNQGGA, from the exons ATGCTTCGGCGATTGGCGCTCCGGTCCGCTTCCATCACCGTTCTGGCGATTCGTCCGCTGCAGAAGACCCTCGTTCTTGGATGCGGCGAGGGATATCTCCCTCCCAATCCCCGATTCCTGGCGGTCTCGCGGCATTTCATCGATGTGCACCAG ATTGGCAACACGGAAGCCACCGACAAGGAACGTCCTAAAAA TTTGGATGAATTAAGTGGACGATACTTTGCTGAAATTTTGAAGACCTGTAAAATTGGTAGTAAG GTAGCATTAGGATTGGCCTTTCCACCTGGCATGAAATATTCAACTAGAGTAAGTGGTGATCCAGATACACATGAAGACTTTCTGCCCACCAACAAAAGTTCTGGCATCTCTGTGCAGGATGTTGTTCAGCAG GAAGTTAAGGAAAACACTGTCATGATTTATATGAAGGGTCTTCCAGATGCTCCACGGTGTGGATTCAGTGCATTGGCGGTGAAGGTCCTGCAGCAATATA GAGTCCCCATTAGTGCCAGAGATATTCTAGGAGATCCCAAGCTTAAAGAGGGTGTAAAAGCATATAC CAACTGGCCAACATTTCCACAAATATTTATTAAAGGGGAGTTTGTTGGAGGatctgatattatatttagtatgcACCAG AAGGGTGAGCTCAAGGGTTTGCTTGCAGATATCATGCAAGACAGTAACCAGGGTGGAGCATGA